From the genome of Candidatus Electrothrix communis, one region includes:
- the recC gene encoding exodeoxyribonuclease V subunit gamma, whose product MYLFQSNRLENLFDALCATLTEPISNPLAPEVIVVQNPGMARWLSQQIALRTGISAHFSFPLPASFIWQLFEQTLQGLPDLSRFDRNVLLWRVQNELEFLLAEPGMEEINVYLAEDADGRKRFQLAEKISDLFDQYQVYRPAMLLHWEQGGEGHWQARLWRRLTAENRMHRAALLQRFLQAAELGELRTDGLPERVSIFGINSLAPAYLEVIERVSEFVDIRIFHLSPCQQAWDDILSERLLALKRQSWREQGVDDLSAYFTAGNPLLASMGTVGQEFFSLLMGNAPQEMQLYQEPEGDSLLQQIQSDILNLHDRGGQGGGLYQGLDQGFDQGLDQEYDQSKGALSLDDASIRFHCCHSPMREIQVLHDRLLDLFTNDPSLKPADILVMAPDITAYAPAVAGVFGSATPARHIPWSIADQASRQEQPVIEGFLNLLELQESRFTAPDVMALLENQAILRRFGLAAEDVVLMRSAILEAGIRWGLDQEQRCEQGLADAQQHTWDFGLDRLLLGYLTGPLDEPWQGIMPCSGTVSSMGSWLGGLTDFIRALQALRRRMKARHLPEQWAVLLLGLLENFLAGDGDNQDGVLILRRTIADFTDHCRLAGFEQQLSLPIIRHWFEERLSEPAGGQSFLAGRVTFCNMVPMRSVPFKVIWLLGMNDLDYPRTQRSPAFDLMAQRPRLGDRSRRDDDRYLFLEALLSARAQLAVSWVGRDQQDNSSLPPSVVVAELRDYINRGWSAGREGKAAQPVAELLTVEYPLQPFSRHCFSGNPKIASYASEWLPKPLSSSACSCAFLQGPLPQPEPCRQVDLSRLVRFWNHPVRFFLEQRMGLRSRYEEEVLPEAEAFFLDHLQKYLLSQEIISTQRAEGIKGAGGKEGEEIQPASPLYRMQAAGHLPGGRFGHILYRNMERNTAVLVEALEPLTQERADPEEVSLRVDDILLTGQLSSLYRNGRVTFRPASLKAGDVLKLWIHHLVLLIQSPAAVQPLSVHAALDTTVCFQEVEKPEEELAALVRFFQQGGEEPLHFYPKTSYAWAKAKSEGAAWNAARRTWYSGFYRGECDDPAYEIALRAQEPLDQRFAELAELFRPVLCSLKKGIGE is encoded by the coding sequence TTGTACCTCTTTCAATCCAACCGCCTGGAAAACCTCTTTGATGCCCTCTGCGCAACCCTGACCGAGCCGATCAGCAATCCGCTGGCCCCAGAGGTCATTGTTGTCCAGAATCCGGGCATGGCCCGCTGGCTTTCCCAGCAGATCGCCCTGCGCACCGGCATCTCTGCGCATTTTTCTTTCCCTCTTCCGGCCTCTTTTATCTGGCAGCTCTTTGAGCAGACCTTGCAGGGCCTGCCCGATCTGTCCCGCTTTGATCGCAACGTACTTCTCTGGCGGGTCCAGAACGAGCTGGAATTTCTGCTGGCCGAGCCCGGCATGGAAGAAATCAATGTCTATCTTGCCGAAGATGCTGACGGCAGAAAGCGTTTTCAGTTGGCGGAAAAGATCAGTGATCTCTTTGATCAGTATCAGGTCTACCGGCCTGCGATGCTCCTCCATTGGGAGCAGGGCGGGGAAGGGCATTGGCAGGCCCGACTTTGGCGGCGTTTGACCGCAGAGAACAGAATGCATCGGGCGGCCTTGCTGCAACGATTCCTCCAGGCTGCCGAACTGGGCGAACTGCGCACGGATGGTCTGCCGGAGCGGGTTTCGATTTTCGGTATCAATTCCCTGGCCCCGGCCTATCTTGAGGTGATTGAGCGGGTCAGCGAATTTGTTGATATCCGTATCTTTCATCTCAGCCCCTGTCAACAGGCCTGGGACGATATCCTGTCGGAACGCTTGCTGGCCTTGAAGCGGCAGAGCTGGCGGGAGCAGGGTGTTGATGATCTCAGTGCCTATTTCACTGCCGGGAATCCGCTGTTAGCCTCAATGGGTACGGTAGGGCAGGAGTTTTTCTCACTGCTCATGGGGAACGCTCCGCAAGAAATGCAACTCTATCAGGAACCGGAAGGGGATTCTCTGCTTCAGCAGATCCAGAGCGATATCCTTAATCTCCATGATCGGGGAGGGCAGGGCGGAGGATTGTATCAGGGGCTGGATCAGGGGTTTGATCAGGGATTGGACCAGGAGTACGATCAGAGCAAGGGGGCCTTGTCCCTGGATGATGCCTCAATCCGTTTTCATTGCTGCCATAGTCCCATGCGGGAAATCCAGGTGCTGCATGATCGCCTGCTGGATCTCTTCACGAATGACCCGAGTTTGAAACCGGCTGATATCCTGGTCATGGCCCCGGATATTACCGCCTATGCCCCGGCAGTGGCCGGAGTCTTCGGTTCTGCCACGCCTGCCCGCCACATTCCCTGGTCCATTGCTGATCAGGCCAGTCGTCAGGAACAACCGGTCATTGAGGGTTTTCTCAATCTGCTGGAATTGCAGGAAAGCCGTTTCACGGCCCCGGATGTCATGGCGCTGCTAGAAAATCAGGCCATCCTCCGGCGTTTCGGTCTTGCAGCGGAGGATGTCGTGCTCATGCGCTCCGCTATCCTGGAGGCCGGTATTCGTTGGGGGCTGGATCAGGAACAACGGTGCGAGCAGGGCCTTGCTGATGCACAGCAGCATACCTGGGATTTCGGGCTGGATCGGCTCTTGTTGGGCTATCTGACCGGCCCGCTGGATGAGCCTTGGCAGGGGATTATGCCCTGTTCCGGCACGGTCAGCAGTATGGGGTCCTGGCTCGGCGGCCTGACCGATTTTATTCGTGCCTTGCAGGCATTGCGACGGAGGATGAAGGCGAGGCATCTGCCAGAGCAGTGGGCGGTGTTGCTTCTCGGTCTGCTTGAAAATTTTCTCGCTGGTGACGGAGATAATCAGGACGGGGTGCTCATCTTGCGGCGGACCATTGCCGATTTTACGGACCATTGTCGGCTGGCCGGATTTGAACAACAACTCAGCCTGCCGATTATCCGTCACTGGTTTGAGGAACGCCTCTCTGAACCGGCAGGCGGGCAGTCCTTTCTTGCCGGGCGAGTGACCTTCTGCAATATGGTGCCTATGCGTTCAGTGCCTTTCAAGGTGATCTGGTTGCTGGGCATGAATGATCTGGATTATCCCCGCACCCAACGTTCACCGGCCTTTGATCTGATGGCCCAGCGGCCGCGCCTCGGGGATCGGAGCCGCCGGGATGATGATCGCTATCTCTTCCTGGAGGCCCTGCTCTCGGCCCGAGCCCAGCTTGCTGTTTCCTGGGTCGGACGTGATCAGCAGGATAACTCGTCCCTGCCGCCTTCAGTGGTGGTGGCGGAGCTGCGGGATTATATTAATCGTGGTTGGTCGGCTGGCAGGGAAGGGAAAGCCGCACAACCGGTTGCTGAGCTGCTGACCGTGGAATATCCCTTGCAACCTTTCAGTCGGCATTGTTTTTCCGGAAACCCGAAGATAGCAAGCTATGCCTCGGAATGGCTACCTAAACCGCTTTCTTCTTCGGCTTGCTCTTGTGCCTTTCTTCAAGGCCCCTTGCCGCAACCTGAGCCTTGCCGACAGGTGGATCTTAGTCGCTTGGTCCGTTTTTGGAATCATCCGGTTCGTTTTTTTCTTGAACAGCGCATGGGGCTACGCAGTCGCTATGAAGAGGAGGTGCTCCCGGAAGCAGAAGCCTTTTTCCTGGATCATCTCCAGAAATATCTGCTGAGCCAGGAGATTATAAGCACGCAACGCGCTGAAGGAATAAAGGGAGCAGGAGGGAAAGAGGGAGAGGAAATTCAGCCAGCCTCTCCGTTGTATCGGATGCAGGCTGCGGGTCACCTGCCCGGCGGGCGCTTTGGTCATATCCTCTACCGGAATATGGAGCGGAACACCGCTGTCCTTGTTGAGGCCTTGGAGCCTCTGACCCAGGAGCGAGCAGATCCAGAGGAGGTCAGTCTGAGGGTTGATGATATTCTATTGACCGGTCAGCTGTCTTCTCTGTATCGCAACGGCAGAGTCACCTTTCGCCCGGCGAGCCTCAAGGCTGGCGATGTTCTTAAATTATGGATTCATCATCTTGTTCTCCTTATTCAGTCTCCGGCTGCTGTGCAACCGCTTTCCGTGCATGCGGCCTTGGACACAACAGTCTGTTTTCAGGAGGTGGAGAAACCGGAGGAGGAACTTGCTGCGCTGGTTCGTTTTTTTCAGCAGGGAGGAGAAGAGCCGCTCCATTTTTATCCGAAAACCAGCTATGCCTGGGCCAAGGCCAAGTCAGAAGGAGCGGCCTGGAATGCGGCCCGCAGGACCTGGTATTCTGGTTTTTATAGAGGAGAGTGTGATGACCCTGCCTATGAAATTGCTTTACGGGCCCAGGAACCCTTGGATCAACGCTTTGCTGAGCTGGCTGAGTTGTTTCGGCCTGTGTTGTGCAGTCTGAAAAAGGGTATCGGCGAATGA
- a CDS encoding YebC/PmpR family DNA-binding transcriptional regulator: MSGHSKWSTIKRKKGANDAKRGKIFTKLIKEITIAARMGGGDPDGNPRLRSAITTAKSENMPKDNIARAIKKGTGDLDGAVYEEILYEGYGPGGVAVLVETMTDNKNRTVADIRHYFAKSNGNLGESGCVAWMFDKRGVIEVDGEGVDEDELMDMAIEAGAEDVVEEESSFQVLTAPEDFNDVVDALEKAEVKMTSASISMIPKNTVDVTEEKPAKNLLKLLDNLEDHDDVQKVHANFDIPEEIIEALS; encoded by the coding sequence GTGTCAGGACATTCAAAATGGAGCACCATTAAGAGGAAAAAAGGTGCTAACGATGCAAAACGAGGAAAGATTTTCACCAAGCTGATCAAGGAGATCACCATAGCCGCCAGGATGGGCGGTGGCGATCCGGACGGCAATCCCAGGCTGCGCAGTGCTATCACCACAGCCAAGTCAGAGAACATGCCCAAGGATAATATTGCACGGGCGATCAAAAAGGGAACCGGCGATCTTGACGGTGCGGTCTACGAAGAAATTCTCTACGAGGGCTACGGTCCCGGCGGTGTGGCTGTGCTGGTGGAGACCATGACCGATAATAAGAACCGTACGGTTGCGGATATCCGTCATTATTTTGCTAAGAGCAACGGCAACCTCGGTGAATCCGGCTGCGTGGCCTGGATGTTTGATAAGCGCGGTGTGATCGAGGTTGATGGGGAAGGCGTGGACGAAGACGAGCTGATGGATATGGCCATTGAAGCTGGTGCCGAGGATGTGGTGGAAGAGGAGAGTAGCTTTCAGGTTCTCACTGCCCCGGAAGACTTCAATGACGTGGTCGATGCTCTGGAAAAGGCCGAGGTCAAGATGACGTCCGCTTCCATTTCCATGATCCCGAAAAATACCGTTGATGTGACTGAAGAAAAACCAGCTAAAAACCTGCTCAAATTACTGGATAATTTGGAAGACCATGATGATGTCCAAAAGGTGCATGCCAACTTTGATATTCCCGAAGAGATCATAGAGGCCCTGTCATAG
- the ruvC gene encoding crossover junction endodeoxyribonuclease RuvC, translating into MDPGSRITGYGIIDKQGAGLGFVTCGTIRTGTEKDFSRRLLIIFDGLSEVMEQHKPVVAGVEDLFVAHNVRSALKLGQARGAAVTAAMKQGLSVHDYTPRVVKQAVAGYGQAEKGQVQHMVRTLLGLSGAPSSDASDALAVAICHANHMDRL; encoded by the coding sequence ATTGATCCCGGTTCCCGGATCACCGGCTACGGAATTATTGACAAGCAGGGGGCGGGACTCGGGTTTGTCACCTGCGGCACTATTCGCACAGGCACGGAAAAGGATTTTTCTCGTCGTTTGTTGATCATCTTTGACGGACTCTCCGAAGTGATGGAGCAACATAAGCCAGTGGTTGCGGGGGTGGAAGATCTGTTTGTGGCTCATAATGTTCGCTCCGCCCTTAAGCTCGGTCAGGCCAGAGGCGCGGCCGTGACGGCGGCTATGAAACAGGGGCTGTCGGTGCATGATTACACACCCCGGGTGGTCAAGCAGGCCGTAGCCGGATACGGACAGGCGGAAAAAGGGCAGGTGCAGCACATGGTGCGCACCCTGCTCGGTTTGAGCGGCGCACCGAGTAGCGATGCCTCCGATGCCTTGGCAGTGGCGATTTGTCATGCCAATCATATGGATCGGTTGTAG
- a CDS encoding NTP transferase domain-containing protein produces MSSPNISAVILAAGKGTRMKSDQAKVLHELFFKPMLHHVLDSVVATDIGHLAVIVGHQRERVLASLQEAPTSYPFTPVVQEEQLGTGHAVLCAESACAAADLVMILCGDTPLIRSETLQAMIDRHQAGKSVLTLMTTVLDDPFGYGRIITDADGGVVAIVEQKDASAEQRALQEINAGIYLVDAGFLFSALQQVGTDNSQGEVYLTDIVSIATKQGHRVEKFIHTPAIDVLGVNSRVELAQAHHELQLRHNREIMLSGVTMYGPGNILISPDCQIGKDAVLHTGVQITGSAKIGSKVQVASGAVLHNCQVGDKAVIGANSVLRNCTVQEGEQVPPLTSRLS; encoded by the coding sequence ATGAGTAGCCCGAATATCTCCGCTGTCATCCTTGCCGCCGGTAAAGGCACCCGCATGAAATCCGATCAGGCCAAGGTGCTGCACGAGCTTTTTTTTAAGCCCATGCTCCATCATGTCCTGGACAGCGTGGTCGCAACCGACATTGGGCATCTTGCGGTGATTGTCGGCCATCAGCGGGAACGCGTCCTGGCCTCGTTGCAGGAGGCTCCGACCTCGTACCCTTTCACGCCGGTGGTGCAGGAAGAGCAGTTGGGAACCGGGCATGCCGTGCTCTGTGCCGAGTCGGCCTGTGCAGCTGCCGATCTGGTCATGATCCTTTGCGGTGATACTCCGTTGATTCGCTCCGAGACCTTGCAGGCTATGATTGACCGGCATCAGGCGGGTAAGTCTGTGCTCACCCTGATGACCACGGTGCTGGATGATCCTTTTGGCTATGGCCGAATCATCACGGATGCAGACGGGGGCGTTGTTGCCATTGTCGAGCAAAAGGATGCAAGTGCGGAGCAGCGGGCTCTTCAGGAGATTAATGCAGGTATTTATCTCGTTGATGCGGGTTTTTTGTTTTCCGCCTTACAGCAGGTGGGCACGGATAACAGTCAGGGCGAGGTTTATTTGACTGATATTGTCTCCATTGCCACAAAGCAGGGCCATCGGGTGGAAAAATTTATCCATACTCCGGCCATTGATGTACTGGGGGTGAATTCTCGGGTTGAGCTGGCCCAGGCCCATCATGAGCTGCAACTGCGCCATAACCGGGAGATTATGCTCAGTGGGGTGACTATGTATGGTCCTGGAAATATTCTTATCTCTCCGGATTGCCAAATAGGCAAGGATGCCGTTCTCCATACAGGTGTGCAGATCACGGGCAGCGCAAAAATCGGGAGCAAGGTGCAGGTCGCCTCAGGAGCAGTCCTCCATAATTGTCAGGTCGGCGATAAGGCTGTGATCGGGGCGAACAGTGTTCTGAGGAATTGCACTGTTCAAGAAGGCGAACAGGTTCCCCCATTAACTTCTCGCCTTTCATGA
- a CDS encoding Rpn family recombination-promoting nuclease/putative transposase, with protein sequence MAKRRLISFDWAMKKLLRSKANFEILEGFLSELLRDDIRILEILESESNKEDARDKFNRVDLKVKNQKDEIIVIEVQYERELDYLQRILFGTSKVITEHLGEGDSYSEIVKVISVNILYFDLGHGEDYVYHGSTTFKGIHHHDILELSREQQGVYEKKELSQVFPEYYLIKVNSFDDIAKDSLDEWIYFLKNEEIKEEFSAKGLAKAKSTLDVLKLPEQERAEYERYQDNLHYRASMVHSSYHLGIFKGVEQGRAEGRAEGRAEGEQQKAMDIAQNLIDVLDDQTIAEKTGLSVGEIAKLRTE encoded by the coding sequence ATGGCAAAACGACGATTAATCAGCTTTGACTGGGCCATGAAAAAGCTCCTGCGGAGCAAGGCCAATTTCGAGATTCTTGAAGGCTTTCTCAGCGAGCTGCTCCGGGATGATATTCGTATTCTGGAAATCCTGGAAAGCGAAAGTAACAAGGAAGATGCCCGCGACAAGTTTAACCGGGTGGATCTCAAGGTCAAGAATCAGAAGGACGAGATTATTGTCATTGAGGTGCAGTACGAACGGGAACTGGATTATCTCCAGCGTATTCTATTCGGTACATCAAAGGTCATCACCGAGCACTTGGGAGAAGGCGATTCGTATTCTGAAATCGTCAAAGTTATTTCCGTGAATATCCTTTATTTTGATTTGGGGCATGGAGAGGATTACGTGTACCATGGATCAACGACCTTTAAGGGTATTCATCATCATGATATTTTGGAACTGTCCAGAGAACAGCAAGGGGTTTACGAGAAAAAAGAACTGTCTCAGGTTTTTCCGGAATATTATCTTATTAAGGTGAACAGCTTTGATGATATTGCCAAGGATAGTTTGGATGAGTGGATCTATTTCCTGAAGAATGAAGAGATTAAGGAAGAGTTCAGTGCAAAGGGGCTGGCCAAGGCCAAGAGTACGCTGGATGTCCTGAAGCTGCCGGAGCAGGAAAGGGCGGAATACGAGCGGTATCAGGATAATCTGCATTATCGGGCCAGCATGGTTCATTCATCGTACCATCTTGGTATTTTCAAAGGTGTTGAGCAGGGTAGGGCAGAAGGACGGGCAGAAGGACGGGCAGAGGGAGAGCAACAGAAGGCAATGGATATTGCCCAAAACCTGATTGATGTGCTGGATGATCAGACGATTGCGGAGAAGACAGGGCTGAGTGTGGGAGAAATTGCGAAATTGCGGACGGAATAA
- a CDS encoding MASE3 domain-containing protein, with amino-acid sequence MKADPAIVKNHFSPAWLVPLAVILGLYLADSYNHLLFHALAELFSIILVSSIFLFAWNTRRFQGNHYFLFLGIAYLFIGSIDFVHILTYKEGVDILAGISMNSSIQLWIAARYLESISLLLAFFFLQRKINEYLLVFVCLVVVFLLFECVFSQSFPVCYVNGEGLTAFKKNSEYLICCFFLLSLFLFHKRQTYFDSKALRFMQVAVILAVLAELTTVLSFGHHSTPFSTPVGILGRIFSLYCLAKAVFEVSLEKPYNTLFRKLREHEEKLEDKVRERTAALQQSTEQLEKEIIERIKAEKELLWELSVNKKLAKVSDALISRAFSMQEIAELVLHTAQGLTECRRGFVSSVDLISRAVTAYTGKGIFAHKGEEEQPIRLFPVKESGKYPGLWGQALNTQQGFYVDYISPHDRKSTLPQGLEPQRNFLNVPALIDRKAVGQIALADKPESFTRHDLLAVERLAALFALSIQRKGMEDALSRSELEYRSLFNDALDMINIVDEKRRITSVNPMELKILRYSKEEIVGMSLLDLIHPAYKVRTAEALEQIFSTGMCIMNYETALVSKDEQQIDVEVSAVPQLDQGQVVSVRAIMRNITDRKKEERDKRNLEIQLRHSQKMEAVGTLAGGIAHDFNNILGPIFGYTELALDVLPDDDRVSLWLREVLRASHRARELVRQILTISRRTDQDVQPLRIQLLIKEALKLLRCSIPSNIEIRQSLGPDCEAVLADPTRIHQVIMNLCTNAYYAMRETGGVLEVSLQQIVLVQEDVDTKMRLQPGAYLQLTVQDTGAGIPEELMEKIFEPYFTTKAQGEGTGLGLALVQSIVLDFCGDITAYSEPGKGTAFHVYLPVIQAGEENVQLEGAPQLPKGTERILVVDDDQELVRMNQKILETLGYQAIAYIDSCEALAAFQQQTDMVDLVLTDMTMPKMTGDELTRRLLVLRPDLPVIICTGFSELIDEAKAQELGARALMMKPLTKKELACAVRQVLDQGRL; translated from the coding sequence ATGAAAGCCGATCCCGCAATAGTGAAGAACCATTTCTCTCCGGCCTGGCTTGTTCCGCTTGCTGTTATTCTTGGGCTTTACCTAGCTGATTCGTATAACCATCTCCTGTTCCATGCTCTGGCAGAACTTTTTAGTATCATTCTGGTCAGCAGTATCTTCCTTTTTGCCTGGAATACACGCCGTTTTCAGGGGAATCATTATTTTCTTTTCCTCGGCATAGCCTATCTTTTCATAGGTTCAATTGATTTTGTTCATATTCTGACCTACAAAGAGGGGGTGGATATCCTGGCAGGGATCAGTATGAACTCCTCCATCCAGCTCTGGATTGCTGCTCGTTACCTGGAGAGTATATCCTTGCTCCTTGCCTTTTTCTTTCTTCAAAGAAAGATCAACGAGTATCTTCTTGTTTTTGTTTGTCTTGTTGTTGTTTTTCTGCTGTTTGAGTGTGTTTTTTCGCAGAGCTTTCCTGTCTGCTATGTGAACGGCGAAGGGTTGACCGCCTTTAAGAAGAACAGTGAGTACCTGATCTGTTGTTTCTTCCTGCTCTCGCTTTTCCTTTTCCATAAAAGACAAACATATTTTGACAGCAAGGCTCTTCGTTTTATGCAGGTGGCTGTTATTTTGGCTGTCCTGGCGGAACTGACAACAGTTCTTTCCTTTGGACACCACAGCACGCCGTTCAGCACACCTGTAGGGATTCTGGGGAGAATTTTTTCTTTGTATTGTCTTGCCAAAGCTGTTTTTGAGGTAAGTCTGGAAAAACCGTATAATACTCTTTTCAGGAAGTTAAGGGAGCATGAAGAAAAACTGGAAGATAAGGTGCGGGAGAGAACGGCTGCTCTTCAGCAAAGTACAGAGCAGCTCGAAAAAGAAATCATTGAACGGATTAAAGCTGAAAAAGAATTATTATGGGAGCTGTCTGTCAATAAGAAGCTGGCCAAGGTCTCTGATGCCTTAATTTCTCGGGCTTTCTCGATGCAGGAAATTGCTGAGCTGGTGCTTCATACTGCGCAGGGGCTGACCGAATGCCGGCGTGGTTTTGTGAGTAGTGTTGATCTGATAAGCAGAGCAGTGACTGCTTATACCGGGAAAGGAATTTTTGCGCATAAAGGAGAAGAAGAGCAACCCATCCGCCTGTTTCCTGTCAAGGAGAGCGGTAAGTATCCCGGTTTATGGGGACAGGCCCTGAATACGCAGCAGGGTTTTTATGTAGATTATATCTCTCCCCATGATCGGAAATCAACGCTTCCGCAGGGACTTGAACCACAGAGGAACTTTTTGAATGTCCCAGCGTTGATCGACAGAAAAGCAGTCGGCCAAATCGCCCTTGCAGATAAACCGGAAAGTTTCACTCGTCATGATCTGCTGGCTGTGGAACGTCTGGCGGCTCTTTTTGCTCTGTCTATTCAGCGAAAGGGAATGGAAGATGCTTTGAGCAGGAGTGAGCTAGAATACCGAAGCCTTTTTAATGATGCGCTGGATATGATTAATATTGTGGATGAGAAGAGAAGGATCACCAGCGTTAATCCTATGGAGCTGAAAATATTGAGGTACAGCAAAGAGGAGATAGTCGGGATGTCTCTGCTTGATCTCATTCATCCTGCCTATAAGGTGCGAACAGCTGAGGCCTTGGAGCAGATATTTTCCACGGGAATGTGCATAATGAATTATGAAACAGCCTTGGTCAGCAAAGATGAACAGCAGATTGATGTTGAAGTAAGTGCTGTTCCCCAGCTTGACCAAGGACAGGTTGTTTCTGTCCGGGCGATTATGCGTAATATCACGGACCGTAAGAAAGAGGAGCGTGATAAGAGGAACCTGGAGATTCAGCTTCGTCATTCCCAGAAAATGGAAGCTGTCGGTACCCTTGCAGGAGGGATCGCCCATGATTTCAATAATATTCTCGGACCGATATTCGGCTACACAGAGTTAGCCTTGGATGTTCTGCCTGATGACGATCGGGTCAGCCTTTGGTTGAGAGAGGTGTTGCGGGCCAGTCATCGGGCCAGGGAGCTTGTCCGCCAAATCCTGACTATCAGCCGTAGAACAGATCAGGACGTGCAGCCGCTGAGAATTCAGCTCTTGATTAAGGAGGCATTAAAGCTTTTGCGCTGCTCCATCCCGAGCAATATTGAGATCCGGCAGAGCCTTGGGCCTGATTGTGAGGCTGTGCTGGCAGATCCGACCCGCATTCACCAGGTTATCATGAATCTCTGTACCAATGCCTATTATGCTATGCGGGAGACCGGCGGTGTGCTTGAGGTTTCTTTGCAGCAGATTGTTCTCGTTCAGGAGGATGTCGATACGAAGATGCGCTTGCAACCGGGTGCGTATCTGCAACTTACTGTGCAGGATACTGGCGCTGGAATTCCGGAAGAGCTTATGGAAAAGATCTTTGAGCCTTATTTTACGACCAAGGCGCAGGGGGAAGGAACCGGGTTAGGCCTCGCTCTTGTCCAAAGTATAGTTCTTGATTTTTGTGGAGATATTACAGCCTACAGTGAGCCGGGTAAGGGGACTGCCTTTCACGTCTACCTGCCGGTTATCCAGGCAGGTGAAGAGAATGTGCAGCTGGAGGGTGCCCCCCAGTTGCCCAAGGGGACAGAACGGATTCTTGTTGTTGACGATGATCAGGAGTTGGTCCGCATGAACCAGAAGATTTTGGAGACGCTAGGCTATCAGGCCATTGCCTATATAGATAGTTGCGAGGCTCTTGCCGCTTTTCAACAACAAACCGATATGGTTGATCTTGTTTTAACCGATATGACCATGCCCAAGATGACCGGCGATGAGCTGACCCGAAGGCTTCTTGTTCTTCGCCCGGATCTTCCTGTGATTATCTGTACCGGCTTTAGCGAGCTGATAGATGAAGCCAAGGCACAGGAGTTGGGGGCCCGTGCCTTGATGATGAAGCCGCTGACAAAGAAGGAGTTGGCCTGTGCGGTTCGGCAGGTGCTTGATCAGGGGCGGCTTTAA
- a CDS encoding Rpn family recombination-promoting nuclease/putative transposase has translation MAKRRLISFDWAMKKLLRSKANFEILEGFLSELLRDDIRILEILESESNKEDARDKFNRVDLKVKNQKDEIIVIEVQYERELDYLQRILFGTSKVITEHLGEGDSYSEIVKVISVNILYFDLGHGEDYVYHGSTTFKGIHHHDILELSREQQGVYEKKELSQVFPEYYLIKVNSFDDIAKDSLDEWIYFLKNEEIKEEFSAKGLAKAKSTLDVLKLPEQERAEYERYQDNLHYRASMVHSSYHLGIFKGVEQGRAEGEKQKAIEIARNLIDVLDDETIAVKTGMSVNDVEKLR, from the coding sequence ATGGCAAAACGACGATTAATCAGCTTTGACTGGGCCATGAAAAAGCTCCTGCGGAGCAAGGCCAATTTCGAGATTCTTGAAGGCTTTCTCAGCGAGCTGCTCCGGGATGATATTCGTATTCTGGAAATCCTGGAAAGCGAAAGTAACAAGGAAGATGCCCGCGACAAGTTTAACCGGGTGGATCTCAAGGTCAAGAATCAGAAGGACGAGATTATTGTCATTGAGGTGCAGTACGAACGGGAACTGGATTATCTCCAGCGTATTCTATTCGGTACATCAAAGGTCATCACCGAGCACTTGGGAGAAGGCGATTCGTATTCTGAAATCGTCAAAGTTATTTCCGTGAATATCCTTTATTTTGATTTGGGGCATGGAGAGGATTACGTGTACCATGGATCAACGACCTTTAAGGGTATTCATCATCATGATATTTTGGAACTGTCCAGAGAACAGCAAGGGGTTTACGAGAAAAAAGAACTGTCTCAGGTTTTTCCGGAATATTATCTGATCAAGGTGAACAGCTTTGACGATATTGCCAAGGACAGTTTGGATGAGTGGATTTATTTCCTGAAAAATGAGGAGATCAAGGAAGAGTTCAGCGCAAAGGGGCTGGCCAAGGCCAAAAGCACGCTGGATGTCCTGAAGCTTCCGGAGCAGGAAAGGGCGGAATACGAGCGGTATCAGGATAATTTGCATTATCGGGCCAGCATGGTTCATTCATCGTACCATCTTGGTATTTTTAAAGGTGTTGAGCAGGGTAGGGCAGAAGGAGAAAAACAGAAGGCTATTGAAATCGCTAGAAATTTGATTGATGTGTTAGATGATGAGACGATTGCGGTGAAGACAGGGATGAGTGTGAATGATGTTGAGAAATTACGGTAA
- a CDS encoding DUF2809 domain-containing protein, producing MGTVQRNLLVYIPIIVIIIALGLPARLAPQYLPGWYVTYAGDFLWAMLVFFLYALLFRLSTKFCFCIALITAYLIEISQLFHPAWLDYLRSIRLLSFVLGFGFLWSDLIAYILGISLAAGIDRLLLTSKEDTVAPQ from the coding sequence ATGGGTACAGTACAGCGCAACCTGCTGGTCTATATTCCGATTATTGTAATCATTATCGCACTCGGCCTGCCTGCCCGCCTTGCTCCGCAATATCTTCCGGGTTGGTATGTAACCTATGCCGGTGATTTTCTCTGGGCCATGCTGGTCTTTTTTCTCTACGCCCTCCTGTTTCGCCTCTCCACGAAATTTTGTTTCTGTATTGCGCTGATCACTGCGTACCTCATCGAAATATCTCAGCTTTTTCATCCGGCCTGGCTGGATTATCTCCGTTCTATCCGTCTGCTCAGTTTTGTTCTCGGCTTCGGCTTTCTCTGGTCCGATTTGATCGCTTATATTCTCGGTATTTCCTTGGCTGCCGGTATTGATCGGCTGCTGCTTACCTCAAAAGAAGACACTGTTGCCCCACAGTAA